The DNA window TGTAGCAttcttccccttctcccatctCTCCCTGATGGATTTCCTTAGTGGACTTGTGAGAATCATTGGCGGCTCCTGATTGCTTTCCTGAAGGGCTACCCTATTTTTAGCCGCATGTGTAGATGCCATAAACTCTCAATTTCCAGGAAGTCATACCTTTGAGACTCGACAGTGATGCTTAGGGAAGGCAGAGTTCATTTGGCCCATTCTGTTTGGGCAGGCTTCTCCTAGCATTTAAGACTTAAATAAGGAGAACCTGCATTGGAAATATGGAATGCTGGGTGTCTAGGTCAGCCTGAAAGTGGATTGGAATATGGAGTAGGATGAGAGGAAAGCAGTGGGATGCTTATCCTGGCCTCGGGGGATGTGGTCGATGGTCTCAGAATCCAGGGTAAGGAGGCCTTGTGGACCACTGCCCATGTGGAAGTTGGGGCTTGGGGACAAGGCCACCATACCTGAATGTGTCACAGGCTTTTCCCCTTTTCTTGCTATTTCTGTGGATCAAAATTTCAGGTTCTCCTGTAGTATAAAtcgggcttctctagtggctcagtgataaagaatccacctgccaatgcccgctagccaatgcaggagacgcaggttcgatacctgggtcaggaagatcccctggagtaggaaatggcaacccactctagtatttgtgcctggaaaaccccatagacagagaagccttgtgggctatagtccatggggtcagaaagagccagaaacgacttagtgactgaacagcaacaactaaaTGAGGTAAACTAGCACATTATTGACCGAAGAATTTTTGCAGAACCTAATGCCTGTGGCCGCCGATTTGTTATGTCAGTGAATATGAAACATCTCCGATCAATAATGTTCGGATAACAAAGGACGTACTAATGGGTCTCTGGCCAGTGAGTTGTCAGTACAGGGTTATGGCCCAGGCACGGAAGAGTCTGGGCTGGGCTTAAAGCAACCCAAAGGGAGGcagtttaaaaactgaaaatttcacACGTCTGACTGATCTTCCTGTTCAGACGTGTTGCTGGGAGCAGGGCAGCGAGTTCAGGCCCTGTCGGGCGAGCAGGCCTCCTGTTATCTCGTGATGAGTCTGAACTGTTCTCGGAGCTTGACTTTCTTGCTCTAAGCGTGTTCCCTGTGGATAAAAGCAGGAGCCAGCTCTGGTAAAGGCTTCACCTCCTGACAGCTGTGAGAGGTGGCTGAATGGTTTCTTTTCTCACGCAGGTTTTGATGTTCTTGCCTGGGTTTAAATTatcaaaaggcatcttttaagaaAGCCTGGTTAACAAGCCCTTCTCCTGGCCTCTGCATCCTACTCCACTGCTGGGAAAACTTCCCAAATGTACCCAGCCCATTTGCgcgcggggtggggtgggggcaggagaggcttttcctctcccctctcgCTGCTCTCCCCTTACCTTTAAAGTGAGAGGTACCTTTTGATTAGGTTATCTTTCCATTAATAATACAGGTCTCCCCTGCTATCTGAAAGTAGAGCATTTCTGTGAAAACTTTCGAAAACTGAAATGGTATAAGGCAAAGAAACAATTACCTTAGGACGCCTCTTGGCTAACGGATGCACAAAATACACTGTGATAAAGCACAGATACTCGCAGGTTCAATTCAAAGCACGGGGGGCTGGGTGCTGAGATGCTGAGTGTGGTTCCTAGGAGGGGGCCTGGACTGTTTGGGGCGCCCTGCCTCCGTAACAGCTCGCTGCAGAACCAGCATTGAAAACTGTGTCACCTTTTCTCATAAAGTGAAAGTCCTCCTTAGATTCCTTTCAGTTAGTGAAGACAGGTCCTGATGCAAGGTTGTCACTCGGTACTCGTGGGGGTTTGGTTCTAGGACCCGTGCGGATACCcaaatccatggatgctcaagtcccttgtgTAAAACAGCATTGTACTTGCTTGTGAGTTATGCACATCCTCCTGCGTATTGTCAATCATCTCTAGGTTGCTTATAATACGTAACACAAGGCAGATGCTGTGTACGATGTTGTAAGTAGTTGGAAAGACAGTGTAAATGCCTTTTAAATGTTGCTGTTTAAATGTTTCGTTGCTGTGTGGCAAATTCAAGTGTCGCTGTGGGgatctttctggaattctttttcctaaatattttcagTGCGGAAACTGGGGATTTGGAGGGCTGACTGCAGGTCTTGTATCTGAAGGAAAAGGTATAAATTGAACTTTCGAAAACTGGGGGATACCTGCACACAAAATACAGCTACAGAGTGTGTCTGGTGGTCAGTGATGATCAGCACAGCTGTGGCAGGAAGGGTCCATGAGAACAGAGCAGTCTGCCACCCGcagacagtgctgcagtgaagggGCCCATTCCTCATTTTTACTGAAgcccagaaaggggaggggtTTGTTAGGGAAGGGATACTTTGTCGGTTTTTGTTTCTCCCCCTTGGAGTACAAAGCCAGGCAAGCAGAACCCGGCATTAGATTCAGGAGCTCAACCTTTTTAAGAAAACACTTTCTATTTATGCatctgtttttggctgtgctgggtctttgttgctgctcaggcttttctctagttgtggctgcCGGGGGCTACCTGCTACCTGCAGGGAGCCAGCTTCTCctgtcacagagcacaggctccagggtgcttgggcttcagtcaTTACAGCTCCcaggctcgagagcacaggctcagcagttgcgccCAGGCTTAGTTCTTccttggcctgtgggatcttcccagaccaggcatcagacccgtgtctcctgcattggcaggtgggttctttaccactgagccgccagggaagcccaggaacccAGACTCTGAACTAGGGTGTCCTGCCCCCGACTTGGGCTGTCTGCGGAATGTGGCGTGAGCAAAGGGACAGGCACCGagcatcctctgtcctctcccctcCAGCCTCCCGCACAGCCTGCGACCCGTGGAAGGAGAGTGGCGATGTGTCAGACAGCGGCAGCAGCACCACCAGCGGGCACTGGAGCGGGAGCAGCGGCGTCTCCACCCcctcgcccccccacccccaggccagccCCAAGTACCTGGGGGATGCCTTCGGCTCTCCCCAGACTGATAATGGATTTGAGACCGACCCGGACGCTTTCCTGTTGGATGAACCAGCTCCCCGAAAAAGAAAGGTGCGTGGCCTGAGCTTTCAAGCTCAGCTGCAGAGGGGCCAGGCCTGGTTTCCCCGGCCTTCTCGGGCTCTATCCTGTTTCAGTgatccattttaaaaaaattaattaattaattaggctgCACCAGATCGTGgttgggccatgtgggatctagttccccacccagggatcgaaccccggcccaccctgcattgggagctcagagtccaaGGCCCTGGGCCATCATTTCAGCTCTCCTTTGCTGCTTCTCTTTGCTCTTGATGTTGCCAGAAGCCTGCCCCTCCTCTCCAATGCCACATCGTTGGCCTCACCTCTGCccaacctggctctcctgcagagACCTCCATCAGGTCTTCCCCTGTCCCccagcccttctcccctcccccaccgcaTCTCCTCTCCTCCATCCCCCTGCCCCGAAGCCCACCCCCCTCTCCGCTCCAGACCGATGCCGGCCCCCAGGACCAGCTCTCTGCCCGTGTTTGTCGGTCTCTCTGGGAACCCCTTTACTCGATTGAGCCTTCTGCTGGGTCCTGTTGGATGTGACTGGAGCCCCACTGGGTGAGGCTGAGCGGGCCGACATGACCTCCCCATCCCTTGTTCCTTTCCGTCCAGAACTCGGTGAAGGTGATGTACAAGTGCCTGTGGCCGAGCTGTGGCAAAGTCCTGCGCTCCATCGTGGGCATCAAACGACACGTGAAAGCCCTCCACCTGGGGTAGGTACGCACGCAGAGCTCCTCTGCCTAGGGCGTTCTTCAGACCTCCTCCACCCGCTGATTCCCCGAGACCCACACCCCCAAATGCTTCTGAGAAACTGGCTGGCTGAGGACCCCACCCATCCCTGACCCTGGGCCCTGTGGAACAGCCCCTCTGCTGGGATCTTTGCTGGGAAGGAGGCCCTCCTGCGTGGTGGGTGTTGATGCTGTTGATGGGTATGTCTTCTCACCCTGGAAGGAAGATGGTTCAGTTCTGGGCACTTAGAGGATGGTTAGTTACTGAGAGCCTGTTGCTTCCCCTTGGGGAGCTGGGGCTCCCCTCACACTGACACCCAGAGCCGGAGCTGCATATGGCTGAGGGGACCAACTCATAGTCCTTCCCCTGCTGGAGAGTGTGACCGTGAGTGAGTGGTGTCCAAAGAGGACCCAGGGCAAAGCGTGAAGCAGATCTGGCCAGAGGAGAAGCTTCAGTGCTAGGGAAAATAATTCCCCTTGTGCCAGGGTGCAGTCCCTGGGAGCCCGTGTCGGGACCTGGGCTCCCACCTGTCCTCCCGGGCTTCCCCTGTGACTTGCTGGCGGCCCTGAGCAGGTGCTCCCCTCATGCCTCGCTGTCCCCTGTGTTTGGACCAGGACAGCTTATCCCTGGTCGTCACCACCTCTCTCTCCCTTGCAGCGACTCCGTGGACTCCGACCAGTTCAAGCGGGAGGAGGATTTCTACTACACAGAGGTGCAGATGAAGGGGGAAGCTGCTGCAGCTGGCGGCCCCACAGCTGACCCGGCTCCGACCCCCAGCGTGACCAGCCCGCCCCTCACCATCCTGCCCCCACCGCCTCCTCCTAAAGCCCAGTCCTCAGGCCCGGATCACCCTGGCCTGGAGTCTTACCTGCCCTCTGGTGCTCTCAGCAAGTCAGCTCCTGGCTCCTTCTGGCACATTCAGGCCGACCATGCATACCAGGTATGGGGACCCCCTGGGAGCTCAGCCTAGGGGCCGTGAGGGATTCCGTGCCTGTCACTGGTCAGCCTGATCACAGGCCACTGACCACACTGATTGGAGGCTGAGTCCTCAGCTGAATTACCCATCTCTTACTTCTTTAAGGAAAATGACTTCACAGTTAATAAACACAGGAATTCCAGAGTTGTACCTTGGTGATTGTAATGAGTGGTTACTGAATCTGGCtgaatccagtggttaagaaatctGACTGAATGCCTGAGTGACCAGGTTGATGCATTTGGGCGGGGGAATTCGTCCATCCTTGGTTATAAGGGGATAGACTAGGGTAGTAGGGTTTCTGAGAGCAAACCCCCAATTCTCAGAATTGTACTACATTAGATAATCTGGGACTCAGTGTTTTGAATACCTACTGTGTGTCAAGCTGCAGGGTAAGTTTTGCAGTAGAATAAGATATATAATTCTTGAGCTTGTGAAGTGTACGGTTTAGctggagagagaaatgaatgTGTAACTGTGATTAATTATAATAAGTAGTTAAAATATCTTACTGGAGGCACAAGCAATTGTGGTGGGTACAGGaaggaccaggcttccctggtggctcagtggtaaagaatccacctgccaatgcaggcgattcgggttcgatccctgggttgggaagatcctctggggaaggaagtggcaaccggctccagtattcttacctagaaaatcctatggacagaggagcctggcagggtacagttcaCGAGCCGGACACAAGTCAGTGACTCAGCAACAATAGCCGTAAAGACCAGGGTATTATGCCCATTGGGTTGGGAAAGCAGGCATGGAGCAGGTGGCATTTCGGGGGTTTTCTACTGCATGTAGTAGGTGCCGAAGACTCGGTTTGCCAAGTGCGTTTTTCTTAAAATCCTTTGATGCCTACtgcttgtttttttctgactgtaggTTGATTTGCAAGTTAGTAATTAAGAAGCAGTGCTTTCCGTTGGAAAGCCTTTAGAGAGCGAGCCAGCTCTCCTCCTCATTAGAATGAGTGGTCGCTCAGCTATTCCAACTCAGGTGGCCCTTCAGGCCGCCAGCTGTCCCTGTGACATGAGGCCTGGAGAGGGCGGTTGGTGATTTTAGAAACAAACCTTGACCTGGAGAGTCGCTGCTTCCACGCGGTTGCCCCAGGGGTGGCAGGCGCTTAGCACGGTGCCTGTGCCCCAACTCACCAGGCTGAATTCCTGGGGGAGCTGCCCCGAGCATGTTCTTGGTAGGTGATCCCGCCAGGAAGTTAATCTGCGGAGATGATTAACTCATGAGGCTGTTACGTAAACCAGCTCCAAGAGGAGAGCTCCAAAAAAAAGACTGGAGCCCGAGACAAAGGCGACTCCAGAGAGCCGGTGCTCTGCTGTTTCTCTCGGGAGGGGCATTTTGGGGTGTCCCAGGACTTTGTAGTGTGAGGTGCACCTGTTGCTGCAGACCGTGAGGTcgctggggtgggaggagggcccTGAGAGCTTCCTGAGCCGGGCCCTGGCTGACGCACTCTGTCTCCGCAGGCTCTGCCGCCTTTCCAGATCCCGGTCTCTCCACACATCTACACCAGCATCAGCTGGGCCGCTGCCCCCTCCAGCGCCTCCACCCTGTCCCCGGTGAGTGTGCCCAGCGCTCCGAGCCCCTCAGCCCTTCCAGGGGCCCCGGAACCAGCCGAGGGCTCGGCCGCACACACCCCATGCTGGCGGCCTTTCCCCCTGAGCTCGTTGCCTCCTGCACCCCAGCTTCTTAAAGGTCTTCATACCCTTGCCCACccaaccccaccaccaccaagagtCACAGGTGCCCATAGAATGTGGGAGGGGCATGCTGGTGAGGAGCACCCAGATCAAGTTTATTGCCAAGATCCTGAGGCCAGGTGGGATCAGCACCCTCTTTAGTCCTGAGCCCCCGGGGGTGCTTGGTAAGGTTTTGATgccaagaggaggagggagaggacatgGGGAAgctggagaggaagagggagggtgAGCAAGGAAAGAGGGGCATGTGGAGGGCTGTGCAGGTGCATCAGAGCTCCCCGGGCCACTGTGGGCCAGCGCATTAGGTTGCTTGTCCCCGAACTGAAATAAATCGGAAGTTATTttgaatccccatgaacagaagagcctggtgggctacagtccatgttgttgcaaagagttggacatgactgagagaccctTAGGGTGTTGCAGTCTGAAACGCCTCCTGCAGGAAAGCATCACCACACACTGTAAACCCCACGTGCCCGAAGGTGCCGCTGAGGCTGTACCcgtctctctttcttcctcagtATGGTAGCTTCTTCTAAATCTGCAGGTGGCAGCCCACGAGGGCTAGTGGCTCTCCTGCTTGGAGCCCCTTCCCCTAGCTGGAGTGTGCCTTTCAAGGCTGGCTCCTCCCTCTCCACCTCCACTCCCTCCTTGATCCCTGCTCACCTCTCCCTGAAGTCTCCTTCTAGAGAAGGCCTCCTGGcacaaggtggggtgggggtagctGGCTATCCCCCCGGATGGTCCTTTGGCCTTGCACTTCTGCCCTCGTGCTCACAGCCCCTCTGCCTGTGCCCAGGTCCGGAGCCGGTCGCTAAGCTTCAGCGAGCCCCAGCAACCGCCGCCTGCCATGAAGTCTCACCTGATCGTCACGTCTCCACCTCGGGCCCAGAGCACCACCAGGTGAGCCTGTCCTCTCCTGAGATCTCCTTGGGGGCTCCTGTCCCCACCCGCCCCTCATCCCTAGGGCTGGTCCCAGGGATCCAGTGGGGGACGTCTCAGATGCGAGTGAGGCAGTCAGTCCTCCGGCCCCGGTGGTTCCCCTTGCTGGCTGGCCAGCGGGTGACCATCCCCTCATTGACCTGTCTTGTAGGAAAGCCCGCGGGGAAGCTAAAAAGTGCCGCAAGGTGTACGGCATTGAGCACCGGGACCAGTGGTGCACCGCCTGCCGCTGGAAGAAGGCCTGCCAGCGCTTCCTGGACTGAACCACGGCCCCTCCCGGCGGCCTGGGGACACAGGCAGATGGGTCCCAAGCCCCACAGCAGAAGCCTAAAAGCTACAGAGTGGACATGGGGAGTTTGGGCTCTATTGGCTAAGGTTGAATACTCAAAACATTTTCCCCTCCCTCATGggaatgttttagttttttttaaaaaaaaaatagaaacaaaaaattatttttttttcttcccctaaaATAAGAGAGAGCCAAAACTGACCAAGGGTATTCTGCAGCAAACCAGAGACCAAAGAAATGacagcccctcctctcctccccacagcCCATCTCCCTAGGGGATGAATGTGTACCGTATGGAAGGAAGGGACAGCTCATTGTGTTTCCTGCTGagctggtggattctttgcttTCTCCACTCTTTCAGAAGGGACTGTGAGCAACatggatttacttttttttttttttttttttagaaaaaagaggTTTCTGGCTGATGACTCAGAGAACAGGACTTGCTGAGGCTAGGGTGGGAAGACGGGGCTGATGTGTGAGCTTTCTGAGGTGCATCCGGCCCCCTTTCTCCACCCAGACCTAGGAGAAGGGAGAGATTGTCCTCACCCGGCAGCTTCCATCAGAATGCAAGGAAAGCCCTTTTTCTGGTGCCAGCTGCTCCGATCTGGGGTCCCTCAGGTCGGGTTGCAGCCCAACAGATACGGTGTGGCCTCTTCTCCAAGCCCAGACTTGTAGGTTTGTAAAAAGACTGTCCCCAGGAAGCTGAGCCAAAACGCTAAAAAGAATTCACGTTGTACGGTGCGGCGGATCAAGACTGCCTTGCCCACTCTTTCCTTGAGAAGAGACCAGACGGTCTCTAACACTTCTCTAATACTCGGTGAGAGTTCTTCGCTGTTCCCCGAGCGAAccacacccacccctccccaccagctCTGGAAGACACCCTCTCAGAAACCCTTTGTTTTCACTTACGGTGTATTCAGGAGCCTCTTTCTGATTAGAGATTCCCCCTTTGGCCGAGAGATCCTGCCCTGAGGTAGGTCCCTCTTCGTCTGATGGGAACCAGGGATTTTCCTGTGTTCCTCCAAGGCCATAGGGCCGGGCTGGTGAAGAGAACAGACAGAAAGGTAGGTGGCAGCTCCTGCCACGGTGAGAGGGCGCAGAGCTGTCCCGTGGCTCCACGGGCTCACCCGGCCCTTTGGGGACCATCTGGTTTTCTTCCTAAGGTGGCAGGCAGGACAGGACTCTTCAGGGGGCTTCTGCCTGGTCCAGTCAGTGTGATGGGGAGGGTCAGTTGCATGTGGTGCTGTGGTCCCAGACACCTGTGCGTGTCTTTTCTGGGGAGGTTAGGGGGCCTGAGGAGGTCACGTGACAGGAACTGGGGTTGATTTAGCATCTACTAGAGACCTCAGGAATGGAGGGACCCCAGACTGCGTGACCTGAGAGCTGAATATGTGAATCCATTTTTGTTGAGGAGGGACAAGTAGAGGCAGGGGGTTCTGTGCCTGGGCGAGCAGGGCTGGGAAGAGGGCACATTTTTGGCTCAAAGCCTCACCTTTCTGCCAAGCGGCACTGGCTTGGGGAACTCCTCAGGGCCCGCGTCCCAAATGTCAGGGGCTCAGGGAACTCTACCACGAGGCCAGCTCTCTGGGGTTTGCACAGTGGCATCCAGGCTTTGGCTGTGAGCAAAGCTGTCCTTCCCGTCCAGGCGGGCTCACCTGGCTGCAGGAACCTGATAGATGTCTTTCCGTCTGTGCCACGCGCGTGTTGGAAACCGGCAGACGGGAATAGGGGGTGTGATGGTGTGAAGGGTGATGGTGACCTGGGTTTGGTGACAGAAGGGAAAGGCACTCTTACACATGAGTGTCTTTGGTGGTGATGggatatatttttataacttacttaaaaaaaaaatgtatgtggaaTTCTGTCCCTCGGTAAAGCTGGAAATCAGGCCAGCAAGAGGTGCTGGGTTCTTCCTCCCGCTCCTTCAAGCTCCCAGCTTCCTAAAGCTGACTCCCGGCTTCCTGCCCTGTGCACCTGTAGGTCCTACCCGTGTGAGGAGGGGGCCtttgagatgggggtggggggagctctGCCCAGCAGCATCTCCCCTTTCCTCCTTACTCAAAGCTTTTGCTGGGTCTCCCCTTTGGAGACACTATTTTCATTTCCCCCTCACTTTGGACCATGTAGGTACAACTGGATATCAAGATTTTCTCTAAGTAAGGCAGGCTTCTCGTGTTACTGCTGCACagggcagaaaaggaagagagaagaaattgATGCAACAATTTCAaaactgagggtttttttttttttttttttttttaatgttctggtGTGGCTTTCCCTGCTGGCCTTTGCTCCGGCCTCCTTCCCGGTGGTGGTGGcctcctccagcctctctccTCCCACTGCTCCATCTGTGGCTGTCGTGTGGGTTCTTGACGTGTGGTCTGTCCCAGGGTTGTCCCATTCGTCTCTTCTCGGAGGGCCGGGGGTGGTTTGTGAACTGATCCCACCAACACGCCTGTTTTCTTCACCTCTgtgtttctccttccttcctggccCGTCCTGGGAGGCAGAATCTGATGGAAGGTAAGAGGCGACAGGTGCGCTTTGGAAACTAACAGGACGGATTGGCAAAGCAAGCGTCTTGGGAAACTCTCTACTCCGGGGATGTTATGCTTATTCACAATATTTTGGAAGTACCTTTGGAGTCTGTGGTGCCTGCTTTGAGCAGCCTTAATGATACTGAATCTGCCCCCATGCTTGCGCCTTCAGTGCAAAGAGTCCAGTGAATGGCGGTGGTGGTACTGGTTgagtcactgagtcctgtctgactctttgcaacctcatggtagCCCTACAGGCTCTTCTtgttcgtgggatttcccaggcaagaagactggagtgacttgccatttcctggTGGTCAAGTGAGGTCACAGGTGCAGAGCCCAAGGAGCAACGGGTGAGTAACATGGCTTAGATCGACTGATCTGACTTCTAAGCTGGCTGTGAAAGCAGTCCTGTCATTTCAGAACACATTCTGAGCAACATCCACAATGTTGCAGTTGGCCTGAGGCTAGATTCTTTGAAGGACGAAATGGATTTGGATGTGGAAACTCTGACTTGTCGGAAGAAATCTGTCCTGTTACTTTCTGGTCCTCACAGGTTCTGACTTTACCAggggcaaaaagaaagaaaaggagagggagataAATCCCATCTGTGAACTTGTCTTTATTGGCGCCTTTTCCCCCAGCTGTCTTCCAAGTATTATTTTtactgttaaaaaatttttttaaaaatgtgaaatataatgTTTTTACAgcaatatgaaatatattttataaggaATAAAATGGTACATTGTCTGATTTGATGTGTGCCTGTGCCTCCGCCCTCTCACCCTGCAAAGGATAAGATTATCATTGTCCTTGGTGTTAAGCAAGCAGTAGCCCCGGGGGAGGTGTGTACACTCCTTTGCTGATAGCAACAGCAGGCAACATTATCAGGGACCCGGCCAAGTGCTTACATGGATAACCCACAAAGGGATTACTGTTGtcagtgattttaattttatttttaaaataaaaaaaaattatttttaaaatttattattttcatttcatcacTCCCGTtttacaggcaaggaaactgaggcccagaggttaGAAAACTTGCCCAAAGTCGTCATCTGGGAAATAATGGCACTAGGATTGTAATCTAGGAGataaccatttcttttttttttcttcctaatctctaattttaatttttacagtttaATGGTTTATTACAGTGCAAACACCTAAGTATCCACCATTCCTTCAAAAAACAGATCGTGGCCAGCATTCCAGAAACTGCCATTGTACctctgtgttgtgcttagtccctcagtcgtgtccgactgttcgaccctgtggactgttgcctgccaggctcctctgtccatggggattctctaggcaagaatactagagtgggttccgatgccctccttcagaggatcttcccaacccagggatcaaacccaggtcccccacattgcaggcagattctttaccatctgagccaccagggaagccctctgctgctgctgctgctgctaagtcgcttcagtcgtgtccaactctgtgcgaccccatagacggcagcccaccaggctcccctgtacctgggattctccaggcaagaacactggagtgggttgccgttgccttctccgagggaagCCCTCTAGCAAGGTGCTATTCCTCTTTTCCTCATAAAAGCAACCACTGTTCTTTGACTTTTTACATCAATGACTTCCTTGATTTAGGAAAATAACCGTTTTCTCCCTTGCTTGCATTGTTGACAATGGGGAGAAGCTCCTGGCTGTGGACCTGAATTTGTTGGGGGTGCCAGCAGGTGCCTAAGGAGAGAATGAGCCACCTTCTGCTTGTGCAGTGCGTGCTAACCCTGGGGAGTAACAGgggctgcccctccccacccccaccccgtcaACCCATGGGTTTTGCGTCCTGTGATGGCCCACGAGGCTGGTTCAGAGCTGGCCTTGGTGGAAGGGGAGGTGGCACAGAAAGGTCTGGCTCGCCCTGGGAGGGGGTTCTAGGACCCCCTCACAGCACCCAGCAGGAGGTATGAAGCTGCTCAGGGAGGACCTAAGAACTAG is part of the Capra hircus breed San Clemente chromosome 8, ASM170441v1, whole genome shotgun sequence genome and encodes:
- the ZNF395 gene encoding zinc finger protein 395 isoform X2, which codes for MEKKTLKQRKMERKGNSMASVLSRRLGKRSLLGARVLGPPGAAPPSEPQTELLEGAAPQPFVASKDPSCQEQPKEVLKAPGTSGPQLVAFHPGQKVCVRYGGQESTGLVERHSWAEDKVTVWLLDQKLQICCKAEEVWLAEPPGRSPRVPPPEQGTQAPAYRPVSRNIDVPKRRSDAVEMDEMMAAMVLTSLSCSPVVQSPPGGEANFSASRTACDPWKESGDVSDSGSSTTSGHWSGSSGVSTPSPPHPQASPKYLGDAFGSPQTDNGFETDPDAFLLDEPAPRKRKNSVKVMYKCLWPSCGKVLRSIVGIKRHVKALHLGDSVDSDQFKREEDFYYTEVQMKGEAAAAGGPTADPAPTPSVTSPPLTILPPPPPPKAQSSGPDHPGLESYLPSGALSKSAPGSFWHIQADHAYQALPPFQIPVSPHIYTSISWAAAPSSASTLSPVRSRSLSFSEPQQPPPAMKSHLIVTSPPRAQSTTRKARGEAKKCRKVYGIEHRDQWCTACRWKKACQRFLD
- the ZNF395 gene encoding zinc finger protein 395 isoform X3, translated to MASVLSRRLGKRSLLGARVLGPPGAAPPSEPQTELLEGAAPQPFVASKDPSCQEQPKEVLKAPGTSGPQLVAFHPGQKVCVRYGGQESTGLVERHSWAEDKVTVWLLDQKLQICCKAEEVWLAEPPGRSPRVPPPEQGTQAPAYRPVSRNIDVPKRRSDAVEMDEMMAAMVLTSLSCSPVVQSPPGGEANFSASRTACDPWKESGDVSDSGSSTTSGHWSGSSGVSTPSPPHPQASPKYLGDAFGSPQTDNGFETDPDAFLLDEPAPRKRKNSVKVMYKCLWPSCGKVLRSIVGIKRHVKALHLGDSVDSDQFKREEDFYYTEVQMKGEAAAAGGPTADPAPTPSVTSPPLTILPPPPPPKAQSSGPDHPGLESYLPSGALSKSAPGSFWHIQADHAYQALPPFQIPVSPHIYTSISWAAAPSSASTLSPVRSRSLSFSEPQQPPPAMKSHLIVTSPPRAQSTTRKARGEAKKCRKVYGIEHRDQWCTACRWKKACQRFLD
- the ZNF395 gene encoding zinc finger protein 395 isoform X1, which codes for MMEIPYSLILACEALSKTFIKTCQTLLLHICNCIISRQAVEHGWDFPRATLLTVLILRGPRRLTSSFLEWKGNSMASVLSRRLGKRSLLGARVLGPPGAAPPSEPQTELLEGAAPQPFVASKDPSCQEQPKEVLKAPGTSGPQLVAFHPGQKVCVRYGGQESTGLVERHSWAEDKVTVWLLDQKLQICCKAEEVWLAEPPGRSPRVPPPEQGTQAPAYRPVSRNIDVPKRRSDAVEMDEMMAAMVLTSLSCSPVVQSPPGGEANFSASRTACDPWKESGDVSDSGSSTTSGHWSGSSGVSTPSPPHPQASPKYLGDAFGSPQTDNGFETDPDAFLLDEPAPRKRKNSVKVMYKCLWPSCGKVLRSIVGIKRHVKALHLGDSVDSDQFKREEDFYYTEVQMKGEAAAAGGPTADPAPTPSVTSPPLTILPPPPPPKAQSSGPDHPGLESYLPSGALSKSAPGSFWHIQADHAYQALPPFQIPVSPHIYTSISWAAAPSSASTLSPVRSRSLSFSEPQQPPPAMKSHLIVTSPPRAQSTTRKARGEAKKCRKVYGIEHRDQWCTACRWKKACQRFLD